One region of Salvelinus namaycush isolate Seneca chromosome 3, SaNama_1.0, whole genome shotgun sequence genomic DNA includes:
- the LOC120044873 gene encoding myeloid-associated differentiation marker homolog yields MVNLDLRSLTLPVGIIRMLEVVLTCISFSLVASAGHVLSTHWDWCMFTWCFCCFFSLFILIMEFTRFSAKVPISWDDFTTAFAMLAALMCFTSSIIYPTFFTCPTCYRQIAATVISLLCFGMYVGEVVLARLRPGGEISGFLSTVPGLLKILETLVACIIFTSLDPARFSFNPGLQWCVAVYSLCFIFALVIIFLTVGQLLSLFPFSFDKLLTVYNVLATMMYMTAMVIWPLYGFENNPRPVPCSHCPWDDLVVVTFMTVINLVIYILDTIYSIKVVFFTWDEE; encoded by the exons ATGGTGAACCTGGACCTGAGGTCTCTCACCCTGCCGGTGGGCATCATCCGTATGTTGGAGGTGGTCCTCACCTGTATCTCCTTCAGTCTGGTGGCCTCGGCAGGCCATGTGCTCTCCACACACTGGGACTGGTGCATGTTCACCTGGTGCTTCTGCTGCTTCTTCTCCCTCTTCATCCTCATCATGGAGTTCACCCGCTTCAGCGCCAAG GTGCCCATCTCCTGGGATGACTTCACCACAGCCTTCGCCATGCTGGCCGCACTAATGTGTTTCACCTCCTCCATCATCTACCCCACCTTCTTCACCTGCCCCACCTGCTACCGGCAGATTGCCGCCACCGTCATCTCCCTACTCTGTTTCGGAATGTATGTCGGCGAGGTGGTGTTGGCCCGTCTCCGGCCCGGTGGTGAGATCAGTGGCTTCCTGTCCACTGTCCCGGGCCTCCTCAAGATCCTCGAGACTCTGGTGGCCTGTATTATCTTCACGTCGCTGGATCCAGCAAGGTTTTCATTTAATCCGGGACTGCAGTGGTGCGTGGCGGTTTATTCCCTCTGCTTCATCTTCGCACTTGTCATCATCTTCCTCACCGTTGGTCAGCTGCTGTCGCTCTTCCCCTTCTCGTTTGACAAACTGCTCACGGTCTATAATGTTCTGGCCACCATGATGTACATGACTGCCATGGTCATCTGGCCGCTGTATGGTTTCGAGAACAACCCCCGGCCCGTTCCGTGTTCCCACTGTCCCTGGGACGATCTGGTTGTGGTGACGTTCATGACCGTGATCAACCTGGTGATCTATATTTTGGATACGATCTACTCGATAAAGGTGGTCTTCTTCACATGGGATGAGGAATAG